Proteins co-encoded in one Spirosoma endbachense genomic window:
- a CDS encoding RNA polymerase sigma-70 factor has translation MPADAFPFRRSTDPTPTGPTPLLRSDPEAPTPMPVDSEQFIRNAFATDPRLGCELLFRQYFAPLCSHAVRFVYDRQLAEDLVADLFYAFYTKEIYRQITGSYRAYLYQAVRNKAYNSLRWELGRQETLPDDLDRPDTETTQPDRLLQQDELYRALEQAVQQLSPQRQRVFLLSRFEGKSYKEIAEEMALSPKTVENHLLRAISMVRQSLRQQKLISWGFLFIAAWS, from the coding sequence ATGCCAGCTGACGCATTTCCATTCCGGCGATCTACCGACCCGACACCTACCGGGCCAACGCCTTTGCTGCGGAGCGACCCCGAAGCCCCAACTCCCATGCCCGTCGATAGCGAACAGTTTATCCGAAATGCGTTCGCTACTGATCCAAGGCTTGGCTGCGAGTTGCTCTTTCGGCAGTATTTCGCGCCGTTGTGTAGTCATGCCGTACGGTTCGTATATGACCGGCAGTTGGCCGAAGATCTGGTTGCCGACTTGTTTTACGCGTTTTATACGAAAGAAATTTACCGGCAAATCACGGGTTCCTATCGGGCCTATCTGTATCAGGCCGTACGGAATAAAGCCTACAACAGCCTGCGTTGGGAACTGGGTCGGCAGGAAACTTTACCCGATGATCTCGACCGGCCCGATACCGAAACCACCCAACCCGACCGGCTTCTGCAACAGGACGAACTCTATCGGGCGCTGGAACAGGCGGTTCAGCAGCTGTCGCCCCAACGGCAGCGTGTATTTCTGTTAAGCCGCTTCGAGGGTAAATCCTACAAAGAAATTGCCGAAGAGATGGCCTTATCGCCCAAAACGGTTGAAAATCATCTTCTGCGCGCCATTTCAATGGTTCGGCAATCGCTCCGCCAGCAAAAGCTGATAAGCTGGGGATTCCTCTTCATTGCGGCCTGGTCATAA
- a CDS encoding RagB/SusD family nutrient uptake outer membrane protein, which produces MKKHIVVTLLLLGAMTSCEVLDQKPESSFTPANFYKNADDAKAAVSAVYDPLNNANMYGQIMWILQDQATDDAEWGNGRSTANQPKNDLDKYTFTPATNTFQSIWSTVYSAINRANAVIARVPAIPMDNDLKARYVAEAKFMRGFYYFTLVRLFGGVPIITAETTSLNNLAVSRASVDDVYKLIVQDFTEAETVLPTTYSTADKGRATKGAAKAFLAKVYLTRQDWTNASTKAKEVLNLGVYDLWANFADAFLIANKNGKEAVFEMQALSGGFNEGSLMQGYMRPNFDRVNGVAGFGDDPATDNLYKAYRADDKRRNVTLKLYSLTTTPAAPASVLFPCYVYKYLDPASTGTSDGGNNYPIIRYPDVLLMYAEALNEQGANNAEAYTTINRIRNRAGLPNLTANLNQAQFRDSLLLERRLELAFEGHRWYDLSRTKRLISAMKAQNPTIIVEERHYLFPIPQTERDVNPQLTQNPGY; this is translated from the coding sequence ATGAAAAAACACATAGTCGTTACCCTTCTTCTACTCGGCGCGATGACGTCCTGCGAAGTGCTGGATCAAAAGCCCGAATCGAGTTTTACACCAGCGAATTTTTATAAAAACGCCGACGATGCCAAAGCAGCCGTCAGTGCGGTTTATGATCCGCTGAATAACGCCAATATGTATGGTCAGATCATGTGGATTTTGCAGGATCAGGCTACTGACGATGCGGAATGGGGTAATGGTCGGTCGACGGCCAACCAGCCCAAAAATGACCTCGATAAATACACGTTTACACCCGCAACGAACACGTTTCAGTCAATCTGGTCAACGGTGTATTCGGCGATCAACCGGGCCAACGCGGTAATTGCCCGCGTACCGGCTATCCCGATGGATAATGACCTGAAAGCCCGATACGTAGCTGAGGCAAAGTTCATGCGTGGCTTTTATTACTTTACGCTGGTTCGGTTATTTGGCGGGGTTCCTATTATCACTGCTGAAACAACATCGTTGAATAATTTAGCCGTTTCCAGGGCATCCGTAGATGATGTCTACAAACTGATTGTTCAGGATTTTACTGAGGCCGAAACCGTACTGCCAACGACCTATTCGACCGCCGATAAAGGCCGGGCTACCAAAGGAGCCGCCAAAGCATTTCTGGCGAAGGTGTATCTGACCCGCCAGGATTGGACAAACGCATCGACCAAGGCCAAGGAAGTACTCAATTTAGGTGTGTATGACTTATGGGCGAACTTTGCCGATGCCTTCCTGATCGCAAACAAAAACGGGAAAGAAGCGGTGTTTGAAATGCAGGCCCTAAGCGGAGGCTTCAACGAGGGAAGTTTGATGCAAGGCTACATGCGGCCAAATTTTGACCGTGTCAATGGCGTAGCCGGTTTTGGCGATGATCCGGCTACCGACAATTTGTACAAAGCCTATCGCGCCGACGACAAACGGCGAAACGTAACGCTAAAACTTTACTCACTAACAACGACTCCGGCGGCTCCGGCCAGCGTTTTGTTTCCCTGTTACGTCTATAAATACCTCGACCCAGCCTCAACGGGAACCAGCGATGGCGGGAACAATTATCCCATTATCCGTTATCCCGACGTACTGTTGATGTATGCTGAAGCCCTAAATGAACAGGGTGCGAACAATGCCGAAGCGTATACAACCATTAATCGTATTCGCAACCGGGCGGGGCTACCCAATCTGACGGCGAACCTGAATCAGGCTCAGTTTCGGGATAGCCTGCTGCTGGAACGTCGGCTGGAACTAGCCTTCGAAGGGCACCGCTGGTATGATCTGTCTCGCACGAAACGGCTAATCAGTGCCATGAAAGCCCAGAACCCAACCATTATAGTTGAAGAACGGCACTACCTATTCCCGATTCCACAAACCGAACGTGATGTCAATCCGCAGTTAACACAAAATCCGGGTTATTAA
- a CDS encoding SGNH/GDSL hydrolase family protein codes for MQRRTFIQSTLAIAPFAHQLSFSGNESPLADQSPAIINAGIGGNNTVDLLARIDKDCLAQRPNLTILMIGTNDMNSKKYVPLPDYEQNLRTICSKLVAVQSQVMLMTILPAYEPYLMTRHNPKFYQPEGYTARRMKVNDTIRKVATDNRFPLLDMGHIFEKVGNIGLEASSLIKNEANSQKTDGLHPTPEGYRTMAVAIYTFLTQSQLIKNRIVCFGDSITIGDGNGQNYPSHLQKLVAS; via the coding sequence ATGCAACGTCGAACGTTTATACAAAGCACACTGGCCATTGCTCCGTTTGCGCACCAGCTTTCATTTTCTGGTAATGAGAGTCCATTGGCAGATCAAAGCCCGGCCATTATCAACGCGGGAATTGGCGGCAACAATACGGTCGATTTGCTGGCCCGGATCGATAAGGATTGTCTGGCACAGCGGCCCAACCTGACCATTCTGATGATAGGTACCAACGACATGAACAGCAAAAAATACGTTCCGCTTCCCGATTATGAGCAGAACCTTCGAACGATCTGCTCAAAGTTGGTAGCTGTCCAAAGTCAGGTTATGCTCATGACGATTCTGCCCGCTTATGAGCCATACTTAATGACCCGGCACAATCCTAAATTTTACCAGCCAGAAGGGTACACCGCGCGCAGAATGAAGGTGAATGATACCATTCGAAAGGTGGCCACCGACAACAGATTCCCATTGCTGGACATGGGTCATATTTTTGAGAAAGTAGGCAATATTGGTCTGGAAGCCAGTAGTCTGATCAAAAATGAAGCCAACAGCCAGAAAACGGATGGGCTTCACCCGACTCCCGAAGGTTACCGTACGATGGCCGTTGCCATTTACACGTTTCTGACCCAAAGTCAGCTGATCAAAAACCGTATCGTCTGCTTTGGCGATAGCATCACCATTGGGGATGGAAACGGCCAGAATTACCCGTCCCACCTCCAGAAATTAGTAGCGTCTTAA
- a CDS encoding FecR family protein — protein sequence MEPPKELLFTYFAGQATSVQQKAIGEWLSRPENREMYFQWLDEWERTYPQYAPDVATHLGQFRQRLDTPNDVQPRLLRVLPDEVLPFWHPGRWLVAATVALTLFTSGWLFRESLLYSTITTGPHQLRSLNLPDGSTVALNSNSSIQLPRIGYGWLSRRVTLTGDAVFDVKHLPTNQPFVVHTHDGLAVEVLGTEFSVRSRSTRAEVVLKRGRVNLHYATNDQPVQNLLMKPGDRVTLDGHGALQLQARSDTNRFAQWRYRLFSFNDTPLREVAYQIQRVFGVSVQLTDPALARRTLTGTIRAGSSDELAEALAELLGLRVSHRDQHLVFSTASETQITQ from the coding sequence ATGGAACCTCCCAAAGAATTGTTATTTACCTACTTCGCTGGTCAGGCAACGTCGGTTCAGCAGAAAGCCATCGGCGAATGGCTGAGCCGTCCCGAAAACCGGGAAATGTATTTCCAGTGGCTCGACGAATGGGAACGCACCTACCCACAATATGCCCCTGATGTGGCGACTCACCTCGGTCAATTCCGGCAACGACTCGATACGCCAAACGACGTTCAGCCACGGTTGTTACGAGTGCTCCCCGATGAAGTTCTCCCGTTCTGGCATCCTGGCCGATGGCTGGTTGCGGCTACGGTTGCGCTTACGCTATTTACCAGCGGCTGGCTGTTCCGGGAATCGCTCTTGTATTCGACTATTACGACCGGCCCACACCAGCTCCGCTCGCTAAATCTGCCCGATGGTTCAACTGTGGCCCTGAATAGCAACTCATCCATACAACTGCCACGCATTGGCTACGGCTGGCTCTCCCGGCGGGTAACACTGACGGGCGATGCGGTTTTCGATGTAAAACATCTTCCCACCAATCAACCTTTTGTTGTCCACACGCATGATGGATTGGCGGTAGAGGTACTTGGTACGGAGTTTTCGGTACGAAGCCGATCTACACGCGCGGAGGTCGTGCTAAAACGAGGAAGGGTCAATCTGCATTATGCAACGAATGACCAACCCGTACAGAATCTGCTCATGAAACCCGGCGACCGGGTTACACTCGACGGACACGGCGCTTTACAACTCCAGGCACGATCCGACACAAACCGGTTTGCTCAATGGCGTTACCGACTTTTCAGTTTCAACGATACGCCCCTGCGTGAGGTAGCTTACCAGATCCAGCGTGTCTTTGGTGTGAGTGTTCAACTCACCGATCCGGCACTGGCCCGACGAACACTAACCGGCACCATCCGGGCGGGTTCTTCCGACGAACTGGCTGAAGCTCTCGCCGAATTACTTGGCCTTCGGGTCAGTCATCGCGATCAACATTTAGTTTTTTCAACTGCTTCCGAAACCCAAATCACTCAATGA
- a CDS encoding SusC/RagA family TonB-linked outer membrane protein, translating into MRKSIPLALVTGWLLSVGYGPTLAQTLAFARTTQLTNKNQAGKETSLIIAHQPLKQTLLQLKEHYGVDILFEESVVARHLSPLEPLDLTVRLEANLNLLLKPYGLRFKKMRSGAYLILPPKNAEKTAASQPEPTTMAATAPVPLVGLANLQGVQLTESTPMDVRVSGRVTGEIGEALPGVSVVVKGSPRGTTTDSQGRYQINVPNEGVTLVFSFVGYVSQEQVVGNQSTLDVKLQPDTKSLNEVVVVGYGQVKKSDLTGSVASVPVEEIRKVAVTSLDQALQGRAAGVQITQNSGAPGGTTSIRIRGGNSIQGDNEPLYVIDGIPFKNDGASSGGSFNVLSTLNPSDIESISVLKDASSTAIYGSRGSNGVVIITTKRGKAGKSTINFETYYGIQQVRRKYPVLNGREYAQFVNDANTNEGRPAVYSQAQVDAFGQGTDWQDEIFQQAPMANYQLSFSGGDEKTQYAIAGGYFKQGGIIVNSDFDRYSFRTNLDRKLTNKIKIGNSLTINRTVTNQARSDGDLGSAGLVTIAALQFPPILPVRNADGTYLLTDPALPFTADNPVALARDNKNRTTAYRIFGNVFGDYQILDGLNLRVSLGMDGILQKQDSYLPRSVSSGLAQGGAASIFNSQSVTWLNENLLTYTRTFNSVHNVTALLGYTQQANRTENSQAQARNFVNDNLGSSNLASGSVPLTPSSGIGTWGLQSYLARINYGYKDKYLLTASFRSDGSSRFGANKQYGYFPSAALAWRVSEEGFMKNNRVVNDLKLRATYGSTGNQDGVGNYPAYSLLATQNYVFGNTVSTGLGPNQIANPDLSWETTTQADLGVDVGFLNNRITLTADVYLKRTKDLLLNVTVPSTSGFSSAIKNLGKVENKGIELSISSRNIDGAFKWSTDVNFALNRNKVLDIGGTPQIFAGSVANIGQGLNSGIIRVGEPLGSFFGYVTNGLYQTTDELTALADPQARKPGDRKYLDLNGDKKIDDNDRTIIGRAQPKFIGGISNTFSYKGVELTAFFQGVYGNNILNANRYELEYLNATTNQDRDVLNRWTPTNTNTDIPRASTTRPANRVSTRQIEDGSYLRLKNIQLAYNLPASALKTLKIQSLRVYATAQNYLTWTSYSGYDPEVNRFGQDSRSQGFDYASYPAAKTILFGLNVGF; encoded by the coding sequence ATGAGAAAATCGATACCCCTCGCGCTGGTAACGGGTTGGCTGCTAAGCGTAGGCTATGGCCCAACCTTAGCCCAAACACTGGCCTTTGCCCGAACGACTCAGCTTACCAACAAAAATCAGGCAGGCAAAGAGACTAGCCTGATTATTGCCCACCAACCCCTGAAGCAGACGCTTCTACAGTTAAAAGAGCATTATGGTGTAGACATTCTGTTTGAAGAATCAGTCGTGGCACGCCACCTCAGTCCGCTTGAACCGCTCGACCTGACCGTTCGGCTGGAAGCGAATCTCAATCTTCTTCTGAAGCCTTATGGGCTGCGGTTTAAAAAAATGCGGTCGGGTGCGTATCTGATTCTGCCACCCAAAAACGCCGAAAAAACAGCGGCCAGCCAACCAGAACCAACCACGATGGCCGCAACTGCGCCGGTTCCATTAGTGGGTCTGGCGAATCTGCAAGGTGTTCAGTTGACCGAATCTACCCCAATGGATGTTCGGGTGAGTGGTCGGGTTACGGGCGAAATCGGCGAAGCGTTACCCGGAGTAAGCGTCGTTGTTAAAGGCTCGCCCAGAGGCACAACGACCGACTCACAGGGCCGCTATCAGATCAATGTTCCAAACGAAGGCGTTACGCTCGTATTTAGTTTCGTCGGTTACGTCAGCCAGGAACAGGTCGTCGGCAACCAATCTACACTCGATGTAAAGCTCCAACCCGACACCAAGTCGCTGAATGAGGTGGTCGTTGTCGGCTATGGTCAGGTCAAAAAGAGCGACCTGACGGGTTCTGTCGCCAGCGTACCCGTTGAAGAAATCCGTAAAGTAGCGGTAACCTCACTCGATCAGGCATTGCAGGGCCGGGCGGCTGGTGTACAGATTACCCAGAACTCCGGCGCTCCAGGCGGCACAACAAGCATACGCATCCGGGGTGGTAACTCGATTCAGGGTGATAACGAGCCGCTATACGTCATCGACGGTATTCCGTTTAAAAATGATGGAGCCAGTAGTGGCGGCAGTTTCAATGTATTGAGCACACTCAACCCTAGTGATATCGAGTCGATTTCGGTGTTAAAAGATGCCTCATCTACAGCTATTTACGGATCACGGGGATCGAATGGTGTGGTGATCATCACCACCAAACGGGGCAAAGCGGGTAAGTCGACCATCAATTTTGAAACGTATTACGGTATCCAGCAGGTCCGTCGGAAATACCCGGTCCTGAACGGTCGGGAATATGCCCAGTTTGTGAATGATGCCAATACTAACGAAGGCCGACCAGCAGTTTATTCGCAGGCGCAGGTCGATGCTTTTGGTCAGGGTACCGACTGGCAGGACGAGATTTTCCAGCAGGCACCAATGGCCAATTACCAACTCTCGTTTAGCGGTGGTGACGAAAAAACGCAGTACGCCATTGCGGGTGGTTACTTTAAACAGGGAGGTATTATTGTCAACTCCGATTTCGACCGGTATTCCTTCCGAACCAATCTGGACCGAAAGCTTACTAATAAAATAAAAATCGGTAATAGCCTGACGATCAACAGAACTGTTACGAATCAGGCCCGTTCCGATGGTGACTTAGGCAGTGCGGGTTTAGTGACCATTGCCGCGCTTCAATTCCCACCGATCCTGCCGGTGCGCAATGCCGATGGTACCTATTTGCTGACGGACCCGGCTTTGCCCTTTACCGCCGACAACCCCGTTGCGCTGGCCCGCGATAATAAGAACCGGACAACAGCCTATCGTATTTTTGGTAACGTCTTCGGCGACTATCAGATACTTGATGGACTGAACCTGCGCGTATCGCTGGGTATGGATGGAATTCTTCAGAAGCAGGATTCTTACCTCCCCCGCTCGGTGTCGAGTGGACTGGCGCAGGGCGGAGCCGCTTCGATTTTCAATAGCCAATCCGTGACCTGGCTGAATGAAAACCTGCTGACTTATACGCGCACCTTCAACAGTGTACATAATGTAACGGCCTTACTTGGCTACACACAACAGGCCAATCGTACCGAAAACAGTCAGGCTCAGGCCCGTAACTTCGTGAATGACAACTTAGGATCGAGCAATCTTGCGTCGGGTTCCGTACCGCTAACCCCTTCGTCGGGAATTGGCACCTGGGGTCTGCAATCCTATCTGGCCCGTATCAATTATGGTTATAAAGATAAGTACCTGCTAACAGCTTCGTTCCGAAGTGACGGTTCATCGCGCTTTGGGGCTAACAAACAGTATGGCTACTTTCCATCGGCAGCCCTCGCCTGGCGGGTATCGGAAGAAGGGTTTATGAAAAATAATCGGGTAGTCAATGACCTGAAACTGCGGGCTACCTACGGCTCTACCGGTAATCAGGATGGTGTTGGCAACTACCCTGCCTATTCGTTGCTGGCCACTCAGAATTACGTTTTTGGCAATACTGTTTCAACGGGTCTGGGGCCAAATCAGATTGCGAACCCTGATCTATCCTGGGAAACCACCACACAGGCCGATCTGGGCGTGGATGTTGGTTTCCTGAATAATCGAATCACGCTGACAGCCGATGTGTACCTGAAACGCACGAAAGACTTGCTGCTGAACGTAACGGTTCCCAGTACATCGGGCTTCTCGAGCGCCATCAAAAACCTCGGAAAAGTCGAAAACAAAGGGATCGAGCTTAGTATTTCATCGCGGAATATAGACGGTGCCTTCAAATGGAGTACTGACGTAAATTTTGCCCTTAATCGCAATAAAGTGCTTGATATTGGGGGGACACCACAAATTTTTGCGGGGAGTGTCGCCAACATCGGGCAAGGACTGAATTCAGGAATCATCCGGGTCGGTGAGCCATTAGGGTCATTTTTTGGCTACGTCACCAACGGGCTCTACCAAACGACCGACGAACTGACGGCACTGGCTGATCCGCAGGCCAGGAAACCCGGCGACCGTAAATACCTCGATCTGAATGGCGATAAAAAGATCGATGATAACGACCGTACGATAATTGGCCGGGCACAACCCAAGTTCATCGGTGGCATCAGCAATACGTTCTCGTATAAAGGCGTGGAGCTGACCGCTTTCTTCCAGGGCGTTTATGGAAATAACATTCTGAATGCGAACCGTTATGAGCTGGAATACCTGAACGCTACGACGAATCAGGATCGGGACGTACTGAATCGGTGGACGCCGACCAATACCAACACCGATATTCCACGGGCCTCAACAACCCGTCCGGCCAACCGCGTATCAACCCGCCAGATTGAAGATGGCTCGTACCTGCGCTTAAAGAACATTCAGTTAGCCTACAACTTACCCGCATCGGCCCTGAAAACCCTGAAAATTCAGTCGCTACGGGTCTATGCAACGGCGCAGAACTACCTGACCTGGACAAGTTATTCGGGCTACGATCCGGAAGTAAACCGCTTTGGTCAGGACAGTCGCAGCCAGGGCTTTGACTATGCCAGCTACCCCGCAGCGAAAACGATCCTGTTTGGACTTAATGTAGGATTCTAA